The Opitutales bacterium ASA1 genome window below encodes:
- a CDS encoding DUF1328 domain-containing protein gives MLSWSLTFLVIALIAALLGFTGLAGTAAGIAKVLFFVFLALLVISALVGAVRGRPPV, from the coding sequence ATGCTAAGCTGGTCCCTCACCTTCCTCGTCATCGCACTGATCGCCGCTCTGCTCGGGTTCACCGGCTTGGCCGGCACCGCCGCGGGCATCGCGAAAGTGCTGTTCTTCGTCTTCCTCGCCCTGCTCGTCATCTCCGCGCTCGTCGGGGCCGTCCGTGGCCGCCCACCGGTTTGA